From the genome of Streptomyces sp. V1I1, one region includes:
- a CDS encoding ATP-binding protein, whose protein sequence is MRTPRRTPGADPTASPPPLPPAPASAARGRRAHAGPPAVEHAGQEPPDIPPPPAVVRGRWLPRPRTVRAKIISLLMVPVVSLLALWGFATVSTAQEVSRLSQLQRVDAQIREPVAVAVAALQDERRAAVRQVAAPSDERAAAVQQEARRTDDAVSKLRLDDRTTVAAGGGIPAGVAGRLDQFVARAEKLRTLRTAVVSGKAPWNTTYEQYTATVTAAFGVSGALAGIQDAGPGSDARVLLEFARAGEMLAQEDALLTSAQLSNSMATERLRRFTGAVSTRRSLTESTVTDLRGPERAAWLELARQSAYRQLQTAEDKVVTAPAGRKAAQIVPATAWDKARTTVADGIRAIETDARGSAADRADPVTGGILTPAGAAVLLGLAAVTASLIISVRIGRVLVVELISLRNGALKIARQRLPHAMRRLRTGQEIDIQAEAPPGPPAEDEIGQVGEALGIVHRAALSAAIERAELAGSISGVFVNLARRSQILVHRQLTLLDTMERRADDPNELGDLFRLDHLTTRMRRHAESLIILSGAAPGRAWRMPVPLTSVVRAAVSEIEDYARVEVRQLPETAVVGAAVADVTHLLAELVENAAQFSPPHTKVRVSGEPVGNGYVLEIEDRGLGMGKETLAEANRRLEESEALDLFDSDRLGLFVVSRLALRRDIKVHLRTSPYGGTTAVVLLPTSLLQSALTAPADSRGAPDPGHEAPLAPPEPGPRRTGPPVPAPAHRPALVAQAEIPTPPGVTALRLRGAPPQTENGELPRRVRQAHLVPQLREQPPAQEPEDQATGAEESPERTPEQVRDRMTAYRNGWTRGGGAAPGTAARGMAAPRTSAPRTSLPRPSAPRTAAPGTAAPGSEGDRP, encoded by the coding sequence ATGCGCACACCCCGCAGGACCCCGGGCGCCGACCCGACAGCGTCGCCGCCCCCACTGCCGCCCGCGCCCGCGTCGGCAGCCCGCGGACGACGGGCGCACGCAGGGCCGCCCGCAGTCGAACACGCCGGACAGGAGCCACCGGACATACCCCCGCCCCCCGCTGTCGTACGCGGACGATGGCTACCGCGCCCCAGAACCGTACGAGCGAAGATCATCTCCCTGCTGATGGTGCCGGTCGTCTCGCTGCTTGCCCTGTGGGGGTTCGCCACGGTCAGCACCGCCCAAGAGGTGTCGCGGCTGAGCCAGTTGCAGCGCGTCGACGCCCAGATCCGCGAACCCGTCGCCGTCGCCGTCGCCGCCCTGCAGGACGAACGGCGCGCGGCAGTACGTCAGGTGGCGGCTCCCTCGGACGAACGCGCCGCCGCAGTGCAGCAGGAGGCACGGCGCACCGACGACGCGGTGAGCAAACTGCGTCTCGACGACCGGACGACGGTCGCCGCGGGCGGCGGCATCCCGGCCGGCGTGGCGGGACGGCTCGACCAGTTCGTCGCCCGCGCGGAGAAACTGCGCACCCTCCGTACCGCCGTCGTCAGCGGCAAGGCCCCCTGGAACACCACGTACGAGCAGTACACCGCCACCGTCACCGCCGCCTTCGGCGTCTCCGGCGCACTCGCAGGCATCCAGGACGCCGGACCGGGCTCCGATGCCCGCGTGCTGCTGGAGTTCGCCCGGGCCGGCGAGATGCTCGCCCAGGAGGACGCGCTCCTCACCTCGGCGCAGCTCAGCAACTCCATGGCCACGGAACGCCTGCGGCGGTTCACCGGAGCCGTCTCGACCCGCAGAAGCCTCACCGAATCGACCGTCACCGACCTGCGCGGCCCCGAGCGCGCCGCCTGGCTTGAACTCGCCAGGCAGAGCGCCTACCGGCAGTTGCAGACGGCCGAGGACAAGGTGGTCACCGCCCCCGCGGGCCGCAAGGCGGCCCAGATCGTCCCGGCCACGGCGTGGGACAAGGCCCGTACCACCGTCGCGGACGGCATACGCGCCATCGAGACGGACGCCCGCGGCAGCGCCGCAGACAGGGCGGACCCCGTCACGGGCGGCATCCTCACCCCGGCAGGTGCGGCCGTGCTCCTCGGACTCGCCGCTGTCACCGCCTCGTTGATCATCTCCGTACGCATCGGCCGCGTCCTCGTCGTCGAACTGATCAGCCTGCGCAACGGCGCACTCAAGATCGCCCGGCAAAGGCTGCCGCACGCCATGCGCCGACTGCGTACCGGCCAAGAGATCGACATCCAGGCCGAAGCCCCGCCGGGTCCACCCGCCGAGGACGAGATCGGCCAGGTCGGCGAGGCGCTCGGCATCGTCCACCGGGCCGCGCTGAGCGCCGCGATCGAACGCGCCGAGCTCGCCGGCAGCATCTCCGGGGTCTTCGTCAACCTCGCCCGCCGCAGCCAGATCCTGGTCCACCGCCAGCTCACCCTGCTCGACACGATGGAGCGCCGCGCCGACGACCCGAACGAACTCGGCGACCTGTTCCGGCTCGACCACCTCACCACCCGTATGCGGCGGCACGCCGAGAGCCTGATCATCCTTTCCGGCGCCGCACCCGGTCGCGCCTGGCGCATGCCCGTCCCGCTGACCAGCGTCGTACGGGCCGCCGTCTCGGAAATCGAGGACTACGCGCGCGTGGAGGTACGGCAACTCCCCGAGACTGCCGTCGTCGGCGCCGCTGTCGCCGACGTCACCCACCTGCTGGCCGAACTGGTCGAGAATGCCGCCCAGTTCTCCCCGCCCCACACCAAGGTGCGGGTCAGCGGCGAACCCGTCGGCAACGGCTACGTCCTGGAGATCGAGGACCGCGGCCTCGGCATGGGCAAGGAAACTCTCGCCGAAGCCAACCGCCGCCTGGAGGAGTCCGAAGCCCTCGACCTGTTCGACAGCGACCGGCTCGGCCTGTTTGTCGTCAGCCGCCTCGCCCTCCGCCGCGACATCAAGGTCCATCTGCGCACCTCGCCCTACGGCGGCACGACCGCGGTCGTGCTGCTGCCGACGTCACTCCTGCAAAGCGCCCTGACCGCCCCGGCGGACTCCCGCGGCGCTCCGGACCCCGGCCACGAGGCACCGCTCGCGCCGCCGGAACCGGGGCCGCGCAGGACCGGCCCACCCGTCCCGGCCCCGGCCCACCGCCCGGCGCTCGTGGCGCAGGCCGAGATTCCCACACCGCCTGGAGTCACAGCCCTGCGCCTGCGCGGCGCCCCGCCGCAGACCGAGAACGGCGAACTCCCGCGCCGGGTCAGGCAGGCGCACCTCGTCCCGCAGCTGCGCGAACAGCCCCCGGCCCAGGAGCCGGAGGACCAGGCAACGGGCGCGGAGGAATCCCCGGAACGCACCCCAGAACAGGTACGCGACCGAATGACGGCGTACCGCAACGGCTGGACCAGGGGCGGCGGCGCGGCTCCAGGCACGGCTGCGCGTGGCATGGCAGCACCTCGCACGTCGGCGCCTCGTACGTCCCTGCCTCGCCCGTCCGCGCCTCGAACCGCCGCCCCCGGCACCGCCGCACCCGGCAGCGAAGGAGACAGACCATGA
- a CDS encoding class I SAM-dependent methyltransferase — MADDHTHVQEFFGARAADWDRRFPGDGPAYAAAVAELGLRPGDAVLDAGCGTGRALPPLRSAVGPQGVVIGADLTPAMLDEALRAGRGDSGQLLLTDVARLPMRTGSLDAVFAAGLIAHLPQPDVNLRELARAVRPGGRLALFHPIGRAALAARQGRQITDDDLRAEPVLRPLLAGSGWRMISYVDEEARFLALAVRQD, encoded by the coding sequence ATGGCCGACGACCACACACATGTGCAGGAGTTCTTCGGCGCCCGCGCCGCGGACTGGGACAGGCGCTTCCCCGGCGACGGCCCGGCCTACGCCGCCGCCGTCGCCGAGCTCGGGCTGCGCCCCGGAGACGCGGTGCTCGACGCGGGCTGCGGCACGGGCCGCGCGCTGCCGCCCCTGAGGTCCGCCGTGGGACCGCAGGGCGTGGTCATCGGGGCGGATCTGACACCCGCGATGCTGGATGAGGCACTGCGCGCCGGGCGAGGCGACAGCGGGCAACTGCTGCTCACCGATGTGGCCAGGCTGCCGATGCGCACCGGGTCACTGGACGCCGTGTTCGCCGCCGGCCTGATCGCTCACCTGCCCCAACCGGATGTGAATCTGCGGGAGCTGGCCCGGGCGGTGCGGCCGGGCGGAAGGCTGGCGCTCTTCCACCCCATCGGCCGCGCGGCCCTCGCCGCCCGTCAGGGCAGGCAGATCACCGACGACGATCTGCGCGCCGAGCCCGTCCTCCGTCCGCTGCTGGCCGGTTCGGGCTGGCGGATGATCTCGTACGTCGACGAGGAAGCCCGCTTCCTCGCACTTGCCGTTCGTCAGGACTGA
- a CDS encoding SWF or SNF family helicase, translated as MSGGDEMERTFAALPPARGRGFAQTWWGQAWLKALEDTALDGEQLKRGRRHAREGAVGAVSVRPGRITAVVRDRDGTAQRSDVLLQELTEAEWDRFLDMAVDRAGHIAALLDREMPPHLVEDAAAAGVELLPGIGDLEPECACEAWDHCPHTAALCYQVARLLDQDPFVLLLMRGRGERRLLDELQIRSVARATASAAPEHKSERPVGVRADEAFAAGDILPPLPAPPPVPDEPGLPPALDTETAPAAGVDPSALEFLAADAAARAHRMLTEALSPGHGLQPPEPELNRDQDAVRLASAAPSPAIAGRLAAGTARQRAELELAVSAWQFGGVAALSALEEEWTPEPEVLARTTTALAEAWEEADRPQLRAAGPARWTVVGAEAQLRLGRDGRWWPYRKVRGRWAPAGPADHDPAAALAGVLGETGETGAPPRTGALGGTGALGGTGALGEAG; from the coding sequence ATGAGCGGCGGGGACGAGATGGAGCGGACGTTCGCCGCGCTGCCGCCGGCGCGCGGACGTGGCTTCGCGCAGACCTGGTGGGGCCAGGCGTGGCTCAAGGCGCTGGAGGACACGGCGCTCGACGGCGAACAGCTGAAGCGGGGCCGCAGGCATGCGCGCGAGGGCGCGGTCGGTGCGGTGTCGGTGCGTCCCGGGCGGATCACCGCCGTCGTACGGGACCGGGACGGCACCGCGCAGCGCAGCGATGTGCTGCTGCAGGAGCTGACCGAGGCCGAGTGGGACCGGTTCCTGGACATGGCGGTCGACCGTGCGGGACACATCGCGGCGCTGCTTGACCGGGAAATGCCGCCGCACCTGGTGGAGGACGCGGCGGCTGCCGGGGTCGAACTCCTTCCGGGGATCGGCGACTTGGAGCCCGAGTGCGCGTGCGAGGCGTGGGACCACTGCCCGCACACGGCGGCCCTGTGCTACCAGGTGGCGCGGCTCCTGGACCAGGATCCGTTCGTGCTGCTGCTGATGCGCGGGCGCGGGGAGCGCAGGCTGCTGGACGAGTTGCAGATACGGAGCGTGGCTCGGGCGACTGCCTCGGCGGCGCCGGAGCACAAGAGTGAGCGGCCTGTGGGCGTGCGGGCCGACGAGGCGTTCGCGGCGGGGGACATCCTGCCGCCGCTGCCCGCTCCCCCACCGGTGCCCGACGAGCCCGGCCTGCCGCCCGCCCTGGACACCGAGACCGCTCCGGCGGCAGGTGTCGACCCCTCGGCACTGGAGTTCCTGGCCGCGGACGCGGCGGCGCGGGCGCACCGGATGCTCACGGAGGCGCTCTCGCCCGGGCACGGGCTTCAGCCGCCTGAGCCGGAGTTGAACCGGGACCAGGATGCGGTGCGGCTCGCGTCCGCGGCGCCCTCACCGGCGATCGCTGGTCGTCTGGCCGCGGGCACGGCCCGGCAGCGCGCCGAGCTGGAACTTGCCGTAAGCGCCTGGCAGTTCGGTGGTGTGGCCGCGCTCTCGGCGCTCGAGGAGGAGTGGACTCCGGAGCCCGAGGTCCTCGCCCGGACGACGACAGCGCTCGCGGAGGCATGGGAGGAGGCGGACCGGCCTCAGTTGCGGGCGGCGGGCCCCGCCCGCTGGACGGTGGTGGGCGCGGAGGCGCAGCTGCGCCTGGGGCGGGACGGCCGCTGGTGGCCGTACCGCAAGGTGCGGGGCCGCTGGGCGCCGGCCGGGCCCGCGGACCACGATCCGGCGGCGGCGCTGGCGGGCGTCCTGGGCGAAACGGGCGAGACCGGCGCGCCGCCCCGGACCGGCGCGCTCGGCGGTACCGGCGCGCTGGGGGGTACCGGCGCACTCGGCGAAGCCGGCTGA
- a CDS encoding N-acetylmuramoyl-L-alanine amidase, protein MDRRRLIQGAAAAATAGVLLPAARAYASTRANTDYPSAHWAPASVSNYTVSSRPSEYPVQYVVIHVTQVTFAVTLGIFQNPAKKVSAHYVVRSSDGVVAQCVQERNVAWHAGNWDYNTRSIGIEHEGWVDQPKYFTHALYEQSAALTASVCDRYGIPKDRAHIIGHNEVPGATHTDPGPLWDWTRYIRLVNFA, encoded by the coding sequence ATGGACCGTAGACGACTGATTCAGGGTGCCGCCGCCGCGGCCACCGCCGGCGTGCTGCTGCCTGCCGCCCGTGCGTATGCGTCCACCCGGGCGAACACCGACTATCCGTCAGCGCACTGGGCGCCGGCCTCGGTCTCCAACTACACGGTCTCCAGCCGTCCTTCGGAGTATCCGGTGCAGTATGTGGTCATCCATGTGACGCAGGTGACCTTCGCCGTCACGCTGGGGATCTTCCAGAACCCGGCCAAGAAGGTCTCCGCGCACTATGTGGTGCGCTCGTCGGACGGCGTTGTCGCACAGTGCGTACAGGAGCGCAACGTCGCCTGGCACGCCGGCAATTGGGACTACAACACGCGCAGCATCGGCATCGAGCACGAGGGCTGGGTGGATCAGCCGAAGTACTTCACGCACGCACTGTACGAGCAGTCCGCGGCGCTCACCGCCTCGGTCTGCGACCGGTACGGCATCCCCAAGGACCGGGCGCACATCATCGGCCACAACGAGGTGCCCGGCGCCACCCACACCGACCCGGGACCGCTGTGGGACTGGACGCGCTATATCCGCCTGGTCAACTTCGCCTGA
- a CDS encoding MHYT domain-containing protein: MGHLDHAAFGLLTPVLSYAMAVIGAALGLRCTVRALDASGPSRRNWLITAASAIGTGIWTMHFVAMLGFAVRGTDIRYNVPLTILSLLVAMLVVGAGVFCVGFGRDRARSLLVGGLTTGVGVASMHYLGMAALRLHGTVHYDPLLIVLSVVIAVVAATAALWAALNIKSPVAVAVASLVMGAAVSSMHYTGMLAVSVRVEPSGTQLPGATAMQFIFPLAVGLGSYLFVTSAFVALSPTARERAAYTSAERPTEAPAAESLASTEPAASTTGTATSATA, encoded by the coding sequence ATGGGACACCTGGACCACGCCGCCTTCGGCTTGCTGACTCCCGTGCTGTCGTACGCGATGGCCGTCATCGGCGCCGCCCTCGGGCTGCGCTGCACCGTACGCGCGCTGGATGCGAGCGGCCCCTCCCGTCGCAACTGGCTGATCACCGCCGCATCGGCGATCGGGACCGGCATCTGGACGATGCACTTCGTCGCGATGCTCGGCTTCGCAGTGCGCGGCACCGACATCCGCTACAACGTGCCGCTGACCATCCTCAGCCTGCTCGTCGCCATGCTGGTCGTCGGCGCCGGAGTGTTCTGCGTCGGCTTCGGCCGCGACCGCGCGAGGTCGCTGCTGGTCGGCGGGCTCACCACCGGGGTCGGCGTGGCCAGCATGCACTACCTGGGTATGGCCGCCCTCCGGCTGCACGGCACGGTGCACTACGACCCGCTGCTCATCGTGCTCTCGGTCGTCATCGCCGTGGTCGCCGCGACCGCGGCCCTGTGGGCGGCGCTCAACATCAAGTCGCCGGTGGCGGTCGCGGTCGCCTCGCTCGTCATGGGCGCGGCGGTCAGCAGCATGCACTACACCGGAATGCTCGCGGTCAGCGTGCGGGTCGAGCCCTCCGGCACCCAACTGCCCGGGGCCACGGCGATGCAATTCATCTTCCCCCTCGCCGTCGGCCTCGGGTCGTACCTCTTCGTCACCTCCGCATTCGTCGCGCTCTCCCCGACGGCACGCGAACGCGCCGCGTACACCTCGGCCGAGCGGCCGACCGAAGCCCCCGCCGCCGAGTCTCTGGCGAGCACCGAACCCGCCGCGAGCACCACGGGCACCGCGACCTCTGCCACCGCCTAA
- a CDS encoding acyl-CoA desaturase has translation MPQATATLAPPAPVEGARRSTGSDFAPLLRQVKEQGLLERRTGWYTRGITVNLLGLAAVITGMTLIGGSWWVLLLAPLLAVVSARTAFFGHDAGHSQITGARRGSRVIQLIHANVLLGMSQEWWNDKHNRHHANPNHTDKDPDVAAEVLVFTQKQAKGRDGIRGWLTRHQAWLFFPLTTLEGIALKVYGFQAVFSKEAGARQPRRERALEGLLLLAHVGAYVTLLLTTMPLGHAVVFALVHQMLLGLHLGMAFAPNHKGMEVPDEQSGERWGHLRRQVLTSRNIRGGLVTDWFLGGLNYQIEHHLFPSMPRPHLRLAQPLVRAHCRSLAVSYTETGLVDSYRQALTHLHKVGEPLRADA, from the coding sequence ATGCCCCAGGCCACCGCCACCCTCGCACCCCCTGCCCCTGTCGAGGGAGCGCGGCGGAGCACCGGGAGCGACTTCGCGCCTCTCCTGCGGCAGGTCAAGGAGCAGGGCCTCCTGGAGCGCCGCACCGGCTGGTACACACGCGGCATCACCGTCAACCTGCTCGGCCTCGCCGCTGTGATCACGGGCATGACGCTGATCGGCGGCTCCTGGTGGGTGCTCCTGCTCGCGCCGCTGCTCGCAGTGGTGTCCGCCCGTACCGCCTTCTTCGGCCACGACGCCGGACACTCCCAGATCACCGGCGCCCGCCGGGGAAGCCGGGTCATCCAGCTCATCCACGCCAATGTGCTCCTCGGCATGAGCCAGGAATGGTGGAACGACAAGCACAACCGGCACCACGCCAATCCCAACCACACGGACAAGGACCCGGACGTCGCCGCCGAGGTCCTGGTCTTCACGCAGAAGCAGGCCAAGGGCCGCGACGGGATCCGCGGCTGGCTCACCCGTCACCAGGCCTGGCTGTTCTTCCCGCTGACCACCCTCGAAGGCATCGCGCTCAAGGTCTACGGATTCCAGGCCGTCTTCTCCAAGGAGGCGGGCGCACGCCAGCCCAGGCGCGAGCGCGCCCTCGAGGGCCTGCTGCTGCTCGCCCATGTCGGCGCCTACGTCACCCTGCTGCTGACCACCATGCCGCTCGGCCACGCCGTCGTCTTCGCGCTCGTTCACCAGATGCTGCTCGGCCTCCACCTGGGCATGGCCTTCGCGCCGAACCACAAGGGCATGGAGGTGCCCGACGAGCAGAGCGGCGAGCGCTGGGGCCATCTGCGCCGGCAGGTGCTCACCTCCCGCAATATCCGCGGCGGCCTGGTCACGGACTGGTTCCTGGGCGGCCTCAACTATCAGATCGAGCACCACCTCTTCCCGAGCATGCCTCGTCCCCACCTGAGGCTCGCCCAGCCGCTGGTACGCGCCCACTGCCGCTCGCTCGCCGTCTCGTACACCGAGACGGGGCTGGTCGACTCCTACCGGCAGGCGCTGACCCACCTGCACAAGGTCGGCGAACCGCTGCGCGCGGACGCATAG
- a CDS encoding DUF742 domain-containing protein: MTDTSDMAGIVGSQWYDAEAGPLVRPYAMTGGRTKPGPSNVRFDLIALVDIAADAPGAAEECLLGPEHRALLTLCRLETQSVAELAADADLPVGVVRVLLGDLLEAGYVRVSRPVPPAQLPDEKILREVIEGLRAL; this comes from the coding sequence ATGACCGACACATCAGACATGGCCGGCATTGTCGGCAGCCAGTGGTACGACGCCGAAGCCGGCCCGCTGGTCCGTCCGTACGCGATGACCGGCGGGCGGACCAAGCCGGGCCCCAGCAACGTACGGTTCGACCTGATCGCACTCGTCGACATTGCGGCCGACGCGCCCGGCGCCGCCGAGGAGTGCCTCCTCGGCCCCGAACACCGCGCACTGCTCACGCTGTGCCGCCTCGAGACCCAGTCCGTCGCGGAACTCGCCGCCGACGCCGATCTGCCGGTCGGTGTCGTACGGGTGCTTCTCGGCGATCTCCTCGAAGCGGGCTATGTCCGGGTCAGCCGTCCCGTACCGCCCGCTCAGCTGCCCGACGAGAAGATCCTCAGGGAGGTGATCGAGGGCTTGAGGGCCCTCTAG
- a CDS encoding DEAD/DEAH box helicase, protein MHTPPAATPSPVAELTRCSAVFVPADPSRTGRVAFWRPAGDEPPTAPGPRSHSVERLTVVGDDARPRAVRALLLPVRDALPVLTRARVGADASPAAAFWGAAAVLALQLAARGLLLPGLTAADHDAWRVGPLTPQDLERVRTLAASMPPAAHAVPLDEAADPVLLPEPERLLRAFLDAVADGLPRTPAAPIAAGSPAFAAPEPQHLPDQRAWAAVVAAGHDAGVRLSLRVELPGLAEAEADGEGPVFRAVLQMHSVSDPTVVMDAADVWAGRSGTAFGPRARMDALLALRRAARAWTPLTPLLHAAVPDAIELADEEVTELLGEAARALATTGVQVHWPKEMARKLTARAVIGPPEEMETEAETDAETKGPRKDDSGLPSFLSADALLAFNWWFALGDQQLTRAELDRLAEAGRPVVRLRDQWVLVDPEEARRARESQDRKLTPVDALGAALTGSTEVDGRSVDVQASGWLARLRDRLADPEGGQQEIGQPAALAATLRDYQLRGLNWLNRMTSLGLGGCLADDMGLGKTITLIALHLHRQTDASAAGPTLVVCPTSLMGNWQREIERFAPGTPVRRFHSTSRGLDSLADGEFVLTTYGTMRLDAAVLAKVPWGMVVADEAQHVKNPYSATAKQLRTIGAKARVALSGTPVENNLSELWAILDWTTPGLLGRLGTFRTRYAQPVEGGNDPAAAQRLAALVRPFLLRRRKSDPGIAPELPPKTETDRAVSLTKEQTGLYEAVVRETLAAISEAGGMERRGLVVKLLTALKQICNHPAQYLKEHSLKEHSLKEVRPRIAGRSGKLELLDELLDTILAEDASVLVFTQYVQMARLLEQHLAARGVRTQFLHGGTPIAEREAMVNRFQDGEVPVFLLSLKAAGTGLNLTRAEHVVHYDRWWNPAVEAQATDRAYRIGQHRPVQVHRLIAEGTIEDRIADMLARKRELADAVLGSGEAALTELTDAELADLVELRGSGR, encoded by the coding sequence GTGCACACGCCCCCCGCGGCAACGCCCTCCCCGGTCGCCGAACTGACCCGCTGCTCCGCGGTTTTCGTGCCCGCCGACCCGTCCCGCACCGGACGCGTCGCCTTCTGGCGTCCCGCTGGCGACGAGCCCCCGACCGCGCCCGGACCACGCTCGCACTCCGTCGAGCGACTCACCGTGGTCGGCGACGACGCCCGCCCTCGGGCCGTACGCGCGCTGCTGCTGCCGGTACGGGACGCGCTGCCGGTCCTCACCAGGGCACGGGTCGGCGCGGACGCCTCCCCCGCGGCCGCCTTCTGGGGCGCGGCGGCCGTCCTCGCCCTTCAACTCGCCGCACGCGGGCTGCTGTTGCCGGGCCTGACCGCTGCCGATCACGACGCCTGGCGGGTCGGGCCGCTCACCCCACAGGATCTGGAGCGGGTGCGTACGCTCGCGGCATCGATGCCGCCGGCCGCGCACGCCGTGCCGTTGGACGAGGCGGCCGATCCCGTACTGCTGCCCGAACCGGAGCGGCTGCTGCGGGCGTTCCTGGACGCGGTCGCGGACGGTCTGCCGCGCACCCCCGCCGCGCCGATCGCCGCCGGAAGCCCCGCCTTCGCCGCGCCCGAGCCGCAGCACCTCCCCGACCAGCGCGCCTGGGCTGCGGTCGTCGCCGCGGGTCACGACGCGGGAGTACGGCTCTCCCTGCGCGTCGAACTGCCGGGGCTGGCAGAGGCCGAGGCGGACGGCGAAGGTCCGGTCTTCCGTGCCGTCCTGCAGATGCACAGTGTCAGCGATCCGACCGTCGTCATGGACGCCGCCGACGTCTGGGCAGGACGATCGGGGACGGCCTTCGGGCCGCGCGCCCGGATGGACGCCCTGCTGGCGCTGCGCCGCGCCGCCCGCGCATGGACGCCGCTCACCCCGCTGCTCCACGCCGCCGTGCCGGACGCCATCGAGCTCGCCGACGAGGAGGTCACCGAGCTCCTCGGCGAGGCGGCCAGGGCACTGGCGACGACCGGAGTGCAGGTGCACTGGCCCAAGGAGATGGCGCGCAAACTCACCGCGCGTGCCGTGATCGGCCCACCCGAGGAAATGGAGACCGAAGCCGAGACCGACGCGGAGACCAAGGGCCCGCGGAAGGACGATTCCGGGCTGCCCTCCTTCCTCTCCGCCGACGCCCTGCTGGCCTTCAACTGGTGGTTCGCGCTGGGCGATCAGCAGCTCACCCGCGCCGAGCTGGACCGCCTCGCCGAAGCCGGCAGGCCCGTCGTGCGCCTGCGCGACCAGTGGGTGCTCGTCGACCCCGAAGAGGCCAGGCGCGCCCGCGAGAGCCAGGACCGCAAGCTGACTCCGGTCGACGCGCTCGGCGCCGCGTTGACCGGCTCGACCGAGGTCGACGGCCGCAGCGTCGACGTACAGGCATCCGGGTGGCTGGCGCGACTGCGCGACCGGCTCGCCGACCCCGAGGGCGGACAGCAGGAAATCGGCCAGCCGGCCGCGCTCGCCGCGACGCTGCGCGACTACCAGCTGCGGGGCCTCAACTGGCTGAACCGGATGACCTCGCTCGGCCTCGGCGGCTGTCTCGCCGACGACATGGGCCTGGGCAAGACCATCACGCTCATCGCGCTCCATCTCCACCGGCAGACCGACGCGTCGGCAGCGGGCCCCACGCTCGTCGTCTGCCCGACGTCTCTGATGGGCAACTGGCAGCGGGAGATCGAGAGGTTCGCGCCGGGCACACCGGTACGGCGCTTCCACAGCACCTCGCGCGGTCTCGACTCGCTCGCGGACGGCGAGTTCGTACTCACGACGTACGGCACGATGCGCCTGGACGCCGCGGTCCTCGCCAAAGTGCCCTGGGGCATGGTCGTCGCCGACGAGGCGCAGCACGTCAAGAACCCGTACTCCGCCACCGCCAAGCAGCTGCGCACCATCGGCGCGAAGGCGCGCGTCGCACTCAGCGGCACGCCCGTGGAGAACAACCTGTCCGAGCTGTGGGCGATCCTCGACTGGACCACGCCCGGGCTGCTCGGCCGGCTCGGCACCTTCCGTACGCGCTACGCGCAGCCGGTGGAGGGCGGCAACGATCCCGCCGCCGCCCAGCGACTGGCCGCGCTGGTACGGCCGTTCCTGCTCCGTCGGCGCAAGTCCGACCCGGGCATCGCCCCCGAGCTGCCGCCCAAGACCGAGACCGACCGAGCCGTGTCACTGACCAAGGAGCAGACAGGACTGTACGAAGCGGTGGTACGGGAGACCCTCGCCGCGATCTCGGAGGCCGGCGGCATGGAGCGGCGCGGCCTGGTGGTGAAGCTGCTCACCGCGCTCAAGCAGATCTGCAACCACCCGGCGCAGTATTTGAAGGAGCACAGCCTGAAGGAGCACAGCCTGAAGGAGGTGCGGCCCCGGATCGCGGGCCGCTCCGGGAAGCTGGAGTTGCTGGACGAGCTGCTCGACACGATCCTGGCCGAGGACGCGAGCGTGCTGGTCTTCACCCAGTACGTGCAGATGGCGCGGCTGCTGGAACAGCATCTGGCGGCGCGCGGGGTGCGTACCCAGTTCCTGCACGGCGGCACGCCGATCGCCGAGCGCGAGGCGATGGTGAACCGCTTCCAGGACGGTGAAGTGCCCGTCTTCCTGCTGTCGTTGAAGGCGGCGGGCACCGGGCTCAACCTCACCCGCGCCGAGCATGTCGTGCACTACGACCGCTGGTGGAACCCGGCGGTCGAGGCGCAGGCCACCGACCGCGCGTACCGCATCGGCCAGCACCGCCCCGTGCAGGTCCACCGGCTGATCGCCGAGGGGACCATCGAGGACCGGATCGCGGACATGCTGGCGCGCAAACGGGAGCTGGCGGACGCGGTACTCGGCTCCGGCGAGGCCGCGCTGACGGAACTGACCGACGCCGAGCTGGCGGATCTGGTGGAGCTGCGAGGGAGCGGGCGATGA
- a CDS encoding roadblock/LC7 domain-containing protein codes for MTEHETVEARHTLGDLDWLLNDLVLRVGEVRHAVVLSNDGLPVGASTALTREDAEHLAAVASGFHSLAKGAGRHFHAGGVRQTMVEMDDGFLFVAAAGDGSCLAVLTSVVADVGLIAYEMARLVKRVGEHLRTPPRIIAT; via the coding sequence ATGACCGAGCACGAGACAGTCGAAGCCCGCCACACCTTGGGCGACCTCGACTGGCTGCTGAACGACCTCGTCCTGCGCGTCGGCGAAGTCCGCCACGCGGTCGTGCTGTCCAACGACGGCCTGCCGGTGGGCGCTTCGACCGCGCTGACCCGCGAGGACGCCGAGCATCTGGCAGCCGTCGCCTCCGGATTCCACAGCCTCGCAAAGGGAGCGGGACGCCACTTTCACGCCGGGGGCGTACGCCAGACGATGGTGGAGATGGATGACGGCTTCCTCTTCGTGGCGGCCGCGGGTGACGGGTCCTGCCTCGCCGTACTCACCTCCGTCGTCGCCGACGTCGGCCTGATCGCCTATGAAATGGCGCGACTTGTCAAACGTGTCGGCGAGCATTTGCGCACCCCGCCGCGCATCATCGCGACGTGA